The genomic region ACGCCCTGGACTTCCCCGACGACAGCTTCGATGTGGTCCACGCCCACCAGGTGCTGCAGCACGTGGCCGATCCGGTGCTGGCGCTGAAGGAGATGCGGCGGGTCTGCAAGCCCGGCGGGATCGTCGCGGCGCGCGACGGCGACTACGGCGGGTTCCGCTGGTTCCCGGAGGTCCCGGCGCTGGATGAGTGGCTGCGGCTGTATCAGGCCTTGGCGACGTCCAACAGCGGCCACCCGGACGCCGGACGCCGGCTGCGCGGTTGGGCGCTGGCCGCCGGGTTCCCCGAGGACGCCGTGACGGCCGGCGCGTCGTCGTGGGTGTTCGCCGAGCCGGCGGATCGCCAGTGGTGGGCCGAGTTGTGGGCCGATCGCACGACCAAGTCCTCGACGGCCGCGCAGTACGTCGAGAAGGGCTTCGCGTACCTGGAGGATCTGGAGGCCGTGGCGGCCGGCTGGCGTTCCTGGGCGGCGGCCGAAGACGGGTGGTTCAACGTCGTTCATGGCGAGATCATCTGCGTGGCCTGATATACCCGGAACAACCTTCCGCGCGCGCCAATACGCCGAGCGACGGCGTTATTCGGGGGCCGAACCATTCGGTGTCCCGATATTTCCGCCCACAGCCCGGTCCTCCCGTATCCTGAGAGGGCCGGGCTGTTCGTGCACAATCAGGGTTTTACCGCTATGGTTCCAGCCCATGGACCGCGCCGTGTTGCTGACGACCCGCGACCACGTGGACTACTGCCGCGTGGCCAGCGCGCTGTGTCCGTTTTCCCGATAAGGGTTCTGACCTCCCCCGCCATCCGCATGCCGGTCTTTTAGTCGAAGGCTTTGCATATAAGCGGTGATTCCCGGGTACCGATCGGTCCGAGAACCGCTCAGCGCCATGCCAAGTCCTTTCGACACGCATAAGCGTGCCCTGATACGGGAGCCACACGACGCCATGGGCCCTTTCCTGCTGCGCAGGATCGTCAACTATCTGGTTCTGATCACTCTGGCGACGTGCCTGGGCTATCTGCTCGCGGCCTCCAGCCTCCAGCCCCGCGAGTACTTCGCGCAGCGCCAGCCGCCGCCGCCCGCGGCGTCGGTCAACGCCACGCTCAACGAGCTGAACCTCAACGACAAGACGCCGATCCTGGACCGGTTCGGGCACTGGGCCGAGGGCGTGGCGACCGGCGACCTGGGCAAGACCATCGACGACACCTCGGTGTCCACCGAGATGGGACGCCGGGTCGGGGTGACGCTGCGGCTGGTGCTGGTCGGCACGATCAGCGGCGCGCTGGTCGGCGTCGCCCTGGGCTTCATCGGCGCCATCAGACAGTACCGGCCATCGGACCACGCGATCACGTTCCTGTCGTTCCTGGTGCTGTCCACGCCGGTGTTCCTGTTGGCGGTGCTGCTGAAGATCGGCACCGTGAAGATCAACCAGGCGGCCGGAACCACGCTGCTGCCCTATACCAACGAGACAACGCCGGGGCTGACCGGAGGCTGGCTGCGGCACCTGGTCGACCGCGGCCAGCACCTGGTGGTGCCGACACTGTCGTTGATGCTGGGCCAGGCGGCGCTGTTCAGCCGGTATCAGCGCTCGGCGATGCTCGACGTGCTGGGCGCGGACTACATCCGCACCGCGCGCGCCACCGGCATGCGGCGCGGGCCGGCGCTGGTCAAGCACGGGCTTCGCACGGCCCTGATACCCATGGCGACGCTTTTCGCCTACCAGATGGGCATGCTGCTGACCGGGGTGACGTTCACCGAGAAGATCTTCGGCTGGCACGGGATGGGCGAGTGGTTCGTGGACTCCATCGGGCGCCAGGACGTGAACTCGGTGGCCGCGATGGTGTTGTTCACCGCGGTGTTGATCCTGATAGCCGGGCTGCTCTCGGATATCGCGCACGCGCTGCTCGACCCGCGGGTGCGTGTGTGATGGCGGCCGGGATGGAGCTGGTGATCGCCGAGGAGGACGCGGCGCGGCCGGCCGAGCCGGAGGCGCTGAGCCGGGGGCGGATCGTGCTGCGGCGGTTCCTGCGGCGAAAGCTCGCGGTGGCCGGGCTGGTGATCCTGGTGCTGATGTTCGCGCTGGCGTTCATCGGGCCGTACTTGAGTTCGTGGAACTACAAGGACCAGGACTACAGCAACTTCCTGACCGGACCGTCGGCCACGCACTGGTTCGGCACCACGCAGATCGGCTCCGATGTGTACGCGCAGACGCTGCGCGGGCTGCAGAAGTCGCTGATCATCGGGCTGCTGGCGGCGGTGCTGTCGACGGGGCTGGCCGGGATCGTGGGCGCCGCCGCCGGGTACTTCGGCGGCTGGACCGACAGGGTCCTGATGTGGTTCGTGGACCTGCTGCTGGTGCTGCCCTCGTTCCTGATCCTGGCGATCACCTCGCCGCTGTTCCACGGCCGGACCTGGCTGTTGTTCGTGGTGCTGCTGGCGGCGTTCAACTGGATGGTGACGGCGCGCATGGTGCGCGGCCTGGCGCGTTCGCTGCGCGAGCGGGAGTTCGTCACGGCCGCGGAGGTCATGGGGGTGCACCCGCTGCGGATCATCACCCGGCACCTGCTGCCGAACATGGCCTCGCTGCTGATCATCGACGCCACGTTGAACGTCGGCGGGACCATCATCGCCGAGACCTCGCTGAGCTATTTCGGCTTCGGCGTGCAGCCGCCGGACGTGTCGCTGGGCACGATCATCGCCGACGGGACCGACTCGGCGCTGAACTTCCCGTGGCTGTTCTACCCGGCTGGCATCCTGCTGATCCTGACGGTGATGGCGGTGGCGTTCGTGGGCGACGGCCTGCGCGACGCGATGGACGACACGGCCGGCACCGCCTCGGCCTCCCCCTCGGGTTCCTCTTCGGATTCCACCTCGGGTTCCACATCAGGTTCCACTTCGGCCTCGGACTCGACTTCGGAGGGTGCGGCGTGAATTCGGACGCGGTGTTGGAGGTCACGGACCTGCACGTGTCGTTCCCCGGCGAGAAGGGCCGGCGGCTGGAGGCCGTACGGGGCCTGAGTTACCAGGTGCGGCGCGGGGAGACGCTGGCGATCGTCGGGGAGTCCGGCTCGGGCAAGTCGGTGTCCTCGATGGCGGCGATCGGCCTGCTGCCGACGGACGCGAAGGTGACCGGCTCGGTGCGCTTCCGCGGCCGGGAGCTGCTGGGGCTGAACGACAAGGAGATGTCGCGGATCCGCGGCGCGGGCATCTCGATGGTGTTCCAGGACCCGCTGTCGGCGCTGACCCCGGTGTACCGGGTCGGCGAGGCGATCGCGGCGGCGATCCGGGTGCACCAGGAGGTGTCGTCGGACGCTGCGATGCGGCGTGCGGTGGAGCTGCTGGAGCTGGTCGGCATCCCGGACCCGGTGCGGCGCGCGCAGGCGTTCCCGCACGAGTTCTCCGGCGGCATGCGCCAGCGCGTGATGATCGCCATGGCGATCGCCAACGACCCGGACGTGATCATCGCCGACGAGCCGACCACCGCGCTGGACGTGACGGTGCAGGCGCAGATCCTGGAGGTCCTGGCCACCGCGAAGAAGGCCACGGGCGCGGCGATCGTGCTGATCACGCACGACCTCGGCGTGGTCGCCGGCTTCGCCGACCGCGCGGCGGTGATGTACGCCGGGCGCCCGGTGGAGACCGCGACGGTCGAGGAGCTGTTCGCCGAGCCGCGGATGCCGTACACCGCCGGGCTCCTGGGTTCGCTGCCGCGCCTGGACGCCGGGCGCGGCGCGCGCCTGCGGGCGATACCCGGGGCGCCGCCGTCGTTGCTGGAGCTGGCTGCGGGGTGTCCGTTCGCGGCGCGGTGCGAGTTCGTGGTGGATGTGTGCCGGACGGTGGAGCCGGAGCTGGTGGAGGTGGCGGCCGGGCGGCAGGCGGCTTGTCATCGCAGTGGTGAGGGCCTGGATCTGATGGCCGGCACCGAGTCGACCCCTGATCAAAGCTCTGACATTGGCTCTGACATTCGCTCTGACGTCGGCTCCGATATCGGTGAACCAGAGCCCGTCGAACAGG from Catenulispora sp. MAP5-51 harbors:
- a CDS encoding class I SAM-dependent methyltransferase, whose protein sequence is MTTRPETPQNTYTHGHHESVLRSHRWRTAENSAGYLLPRLSAGHSVLDVGCGPGTITADLAERAAPGTVTAVEITEEALSLGRDEIARRGTPNVRFAVADVHALDFPDDSFDVVHAHQVLQHVADPVLALKEMRRVCKPGGIVAARDGDYGGFRWFPEVPALDEWLRLYQALATSNSGHPDAGRRLRGWALAAGFPEDAVTAGASSWVFAEPADRQWWAELWADRTTKSSTAAQYVEKGFAYLEDLEAVAAGWRSWAAAEDGWFNVVHGEIICVA
- a CDS encoding ABC transporter permease, yielding MGPFLLRRIVNYLVLITLATCLGYLLAASSLQPREYFAQRQPPPPAASVNATLNELNLNDKTPILDRFGHWAEGVATGDLGKTIDDTSVSTEMGRRVGVTLRLVLVGTISGALVGVALGFIGAIRQYRPSDHAITFLSFLVLSTPVFLLAVLLKIGTVKINQAAGTTLLPYTNETTPGLTGGWLRHLVDRGQHLVVPTLSLMLGQAALFSRYQRSAMLDVLGADYIRTARATGMRRGPALVKHGLRTALIPMATLFAYQMGMLLTGVTFTEKIFGWHGMGEWFVDSIGRQDVNSVAAMVLFTAVLILIAGLLSDIAHALLDPRVRV
- a CDS encoding ABC transporter permease, giving the protein MAAGMELVIAEEDAARPAEPEALSRGRIVLRRFLRRKLAVAGLVILVLMFALAFIGPYLSSWNYKDQDYSNFLTGPSATHWFGTTQIGSDVYAQTLRGLQKSLIIGLLAAVLSTGLAGIVGAAAGYFGGWTDRVLMWFVDLLLVLPSFLILAITSPLFHGRTWLLFVVLLAAFNWMVTARMVRGLARSLREREFVTAAEVMGVHPLRIITRHLLPNMASLLIIDATLNVGGTIIAETSLSYFGFGVQPPDVSLGTIIADGTDSALNFPWLFYPAGILLILTVMAVAFVGDGLRDAMDDTAGTASASPSGSSSDSTSGSTSGSTSASDSTSEGAA